A stretch of the Pseudorasbora parva isolate DD20220531a chromosome 13, ASM2467924v1, whole genome shotgun sequence genome encodes the following:
- the nudt12 gene encoding peroxisomal NADH pyrophosphatase NUDT12 has translation MSARDEMLRRFLDAASRGDVETVSVLMSQSGALMNQRGEQGWTALMLAARNGHIDVAKLLLSHRCDTSCTNRSGQTAADVAHFWGHRHISRLLASVPNPDPNPDLRHLLPSRAVEELDTYFNRELLDRKSDKRSDSEWLTAKQASPETVFLLFHELNPLVTSGAEDADPAQPKTRLCRLRAPAVQELLKNKHTVVVFLGVEKPIKQEKPEIREIQEKPKIQEKREKPEIQEPSDGLLAWFALDIEDDPTELLKAENPRCFFLPGAMPGLLRLSDDDAGVVAQARSVLAWHSRYRFCPTCGGNTKAEEGGYKRTCLRAGCRSLQGIHNTCYPRVDPVVIMLVLHPDGNQCLLGRKKIFPPGMFSCLAGFVEPGEALEAAVRREVLEESGVQVGLVHYLSNQVWPMPSCLMIGCFCVALTTDITADESEIEEARWFTRQQVIDALVKDKRAVFSTPPKQAIAHHLLKHWTGFSANL, from the exons ATGAGTGCCAGAGATGAGATGCTCCGGCGCTTTCTGGACGCGGCGTCTAGAGGAGACGTGGAGACGGTTTCGGTCCTGATGTCTCAGTCTGGAGCGCTGATGAACCAGCGAGGAGAGCAGGGCTGGACCGCTCTAATGCTGGCCGCCAGAAACGGACACATCGACGTGGCCAAACTCTTACTGTCCCACAG ATGCGACACAAGCTGCACAAACCGGTCGGGTCAGACGGCTGCAGATGTGGCTCATTTCTGGGGCCACCGACACATCTCCCGTCTGTTGGCCAGCGTTCCCAATCCCGATCCCAATCCGGATCTCCGTCACCTCCTGCCCAGCCGTGCCGTGGAAGAGCTGGACACTTACTTCAACAGAGAGCTGCTCGACAGGAAGAGCGACAAACGGAGCGACTCGGAATGGCTCACGGCCAAACAGGCTTCTCCGGAGACGGTGTTCCTGCTTTTCCACGAGCTCAATCCTCTGGTGACGTCCGGAGCGGAAGATGCGGATCCCGCTCAGCCCAAAACGAGGCTCTGTAGACTCAGAGCGCCGGCGGTGCAGGAGCTGCTGAAGAACAAACACACTGTGGTTGTTTTCTTAGGAGTGGAGAAGCCGATAAAGCAGGAAAAGCCGGAGATTCGGGAGATTCAGGAAAAGCCGAAGATTCAGGAAAAGCGGGAGAAGCCGGAGATTCAGGAGCCGAGCGACGGGCTGCTGGCCTGGTTTGCTCTCGATATTGAAGACGATCCAACAGAACTCCTGAAAGCAGAAAATCCCCGGTGTTTTTTCCTTCCGGGAGCGATGCCGGGACTCTTGAGGCTGAGTGACGATGATGCAG gcgtcgtggcTCAGGCCAGATCAGTCCTCGCGTGGCACAGCCGATACCGCTTCTGCCCGACCTGCGGCGGCAACACTAAAGCGGAGGAGGGCGGCTACAAGAGGACCTGTTTGAGAGCAGGCTGCAGAAGTCTCCAGGGCATCCACAACACCTGCTATCCCAGAGTCG ATCCGGTGGTCATCATGTTGGTCCTTCATCCCGACGGGAACCAGTGTCTGCTGGGACGGAAGAAGATCTTTCCTCCAGGAATGTTCTCATGCCTCGCCGGATTCGTGGAGCCAG GTGAGGCTCTAGAGGCGGCGGTGAGGCGGGAGGTTTTGGAGGAGAGCGGCGTTCAGGTGGGACTCGTGCATTACCTGTCCAATCAGGTGTGGCCGATGCCGTCCTGCCTCATGATTGGCTGCTTCTGCGTCGCTCTGACCACTGACATCACCGCGGACGAGAGCGAGATCGAAGAGGCGCGCTGGTTCACACGGCAACAG GTCATCGATGCTCTTGTGAAAGACAAACGTGCGGTTTTCAGCACGCCGCCCAAACAAGCCATCGCACACCACCTGCTCAAACACTGGACCGGCTTCAGCGCTAACCTCTGA